The Terriglobus tenax genome contains a region encoding:
- a CDS encoding bifunctional nuclease family protein: MKIRGLMMDPVTNMPIVVLKDVASDTVLPIWVGIFEANAIALEIEKTATPRPMTHDLLRDLVRGLNAQVDKIVVHELKEDTFYAVIWMQQEGETVTIDARPSDALALALRADAPIFVHRDVLKNARLTTADAQNISADQMRQWLEGLNDDEMGRYKM, encoded by the coding sequence ATGAAGATCCGCGGCCTGATGATGGACCCTGTTACGAACATGCCCATCGTCGTCCTGAAGGACGTTGCCAGCGACACGGTACTGCCGATCTGGGTTGGCATCTTCGAAGCGAACGCCATTGCGCTCGAGATTGAGAAGACCGCGACTCCACGTCCGATGACCCATGACCTGCTGCGTGATCTCGTGCGCGGTCTCAATGCGCAGGTGGACAAGATCGTCGTACATGAACTGAAGGAAGATACCTTCTACGCCGTGATCTGGATGCAGCAGGAAGGCGAGACGGTTACCATCGATGCTCGTCCGTCAGACGCGTTGGCGCTGGCTCTGCGGGCCGATGCCCCCATCTTTGTTCATCGCGATGTCCTGAAAAATGCGCGGCTGACAACCGCGGACGCGCAGAACATCTCTGCTGACCAGATGCGCCAGTGGCTGGAAGGTCTGAACGACGACGAGATGGGTCGCTACAAGATGTAG
- a CDS encoding glycosyltransferase, which yields MRVIQTVFGVFHHFDLATELQKRGHLERVYSTWPWARLKREGLPKERVESFPWVHTPAYFYGRSKLYRVPVAQQLQLINTALFDSWTSGRLRALERKGTKVDALIAISGSGTNTGRLLQQQGGVFICDRGSSHHRYQRNIIAEEDRIWGVEREPTSDPRVTAIEEKQYELADAISVPSSFAVRSFVEMGVPREKLRLIPYGVRLERFHPVAEPSKDSFDVLFAGQVSLRKGIPYLLQAFDKLKHPNKRLRIAGSIDRAVKHVFDRLPNASVEWLGSVPQSELVNLMSKSHVLVLPSIEEGLALVQAQAMACGCPVIASLNTGSEDLYTDGVEGFIVPIRDADALATRMQQVADDPALQERMREASLNRVRHLGGWSEYGAKWEKVLEELIAGKR from the coding sequence ATGCGAGTTATCCAGACGGTCTTCGGCGTCTTCCATCATTTTGATTTAGCCACGGAGCTGCAAAAACGCGGTCACCTGGAGCGCGTGTATTCCACGTGGCCATGGGCCCGCCTGAAGCGCGAAGGCCTGCCTAAAGAGCGCGTCGAGAGCTTTCCCTGGGTGCATACCCCGGCTTATTTTTACGGTCGCTCCAAGCTGTATCGCGTACCAGTGGCGCAGCAGCTTCAACTGATCAACACTGCCCTGTTCGACAGCTGGACCAGCGGCCGCCTGCGCGCCCTGGAGCGTAAAGGCACGAAGGTGGATGCGCTGATCGCCATCTCCGGATCGGGGACAAACACCGGCCGGCTTCTGCAACAGCAGGGCGGTGTCTTCATCTGCGATCGCGGTTCGTCGCATCATCGCTACCAGCGCAACATCATTGCGGAGGAAGACCGCATCTGGGGCGTGGAACGGGAGCCTACCTCCGACCCTCGCGTCACGGCAATTGAAGAAAAGCAGTACGAACTCGCGGATGCCATCAGCGTGCCCTCGAGCTTTGCCGTGCGCTCCTTTGTGGAGATGGGCGTTCCGCGCGAGAAGCTCCGGCTGATTCCCTACGGCGTGCGCCTGGAACGCTTCCATCCTGTAGCCGAACCGTCAAAGGACTCCTTTGATGTTCTGTTCGCAGGGCAGGTCAGCCTGCGCAAAGGAATCCCCTATCTGCTGCAGGCCTTCGACAAACTGAAGCATCCCAATAAGCGTCTTCGCATCGCCGGTTCAATCGATCGAGCGGTCAAACACGTCTTTGATCGGCTGCCAAATGCATCCGTCGAATGGCTGGGCTCCGTACCCCAGAGCGAACTGGTCAACCTGATGTCGAAGAGCCATGTCCTGGTGCTTCCCAGTATCGAGGAAGGCCTGGCGCTGGTACAGGCACAGGCAATGGCCTGCGGATGCCCTGTCATCGCATCGCTCAATACGGGTAGCGAAGACCTCTATACGGATGGTGTCGAAGGTTTCATCGTCCCCATTCGTGACGCTGACGCTCTTGCCACACGCATGCAGCAGGTAGCTGATGACCCTGCACTACAGGAGCGCATGCGCGAAGCATCGCTGAACCGTGTACGTCATCTTGGCGGATGGTCAGAGTATGGAGCGAAGTGGGAAAAGGTTCTTGAAGAGCTGATCGCCGGGAAGCGATAG
- the aroA gene encoding 3-phosphoshikimate 1-carboxyvinyltransferase, which produces MQTISTTQIIRPAKNLSGSFRVPGDKSISHRYAMLAGLAKGTSKLYNFSTGADPHSTLGCMATLGAKVNKLEDGTIEVTGVGGAFERPVGNLDCGNSGSTMRMLSGLIASHPHVFTLIGDDSLTKRPMERIRKPLTQMGARIDLTEGHAPVTIFGTPLKAIDFATPIPSAQVKTAILFAGLQAEGVTSISETVRTRDHSEHALRAFGAELTRTADSISIAGGQKLTAIDVAVPGDISSAAFFLCAALLFPDSNLIFDGLGMNPTRAALLDVLSGIGLKVKVLNLEEKHGEMVGTIQVNRAPGGLKGADISGALTAQLIDELPVIAAIAPYTSEGIRIRDAQELRVKESDRIALVAKNLKAMGAEFEEFEDGLHIPGNQKLHGARIETGHDHRIAMAFSIAALRAEGETTIQNAEVASISFPEFYTLLDSLSER; this is translated from the coding sequence ATGCAGACCATCAGTACGACGCAGATTATCCGTCCCGCGAAGAACCTTAGCGGTTCTTTCCGCGTCCCAGGCGACAAGTCCATTTCGCACCGTTATGCCATGTTGGCCGGCCTGGCCAAGGGCACCTCGAAGCTCTACAACTTTTCGACCGGCGCTGACCCGCACTCCACCCTTGGCTGCATGGCCACGCTTGGCGCCAAGGTCAACAAGCTGGAGGACGGCACCATTGAGGTAACCGGCGTTGGCGGCGCATTTGAGCGCCCGGTCGGCAACCTGGACTGCGGCAACTCCGGTTCGACGATGCGCATGCTCTCCGGTCTGATCGCGTCGCATCCGCATGTGTTTACGCTGATCGGCGACGACTCGCTGACCAAGCGTCCGATGGAGCGCATTCGCAAGCCGCTGACCCAGATGGGCGCACGCATTGACCTGACCGAAGGCCATGCGCCAGTCACCATCTTCGGCACGCCGCTGAAAGCCATTGATTTTGCCACACCGATTCCCAGTGCCCAGGTTAAGACAGCCATCCTTTTTGCGGGCCTGCAGGCAGAGGGTGTGACCTCCATCTCCGAGACGGTGCGCACACGCGACCACTCTGAGCACGCTCTGCGCGCCTTTGGTGCTGAACTCACGCGGACCGCTGACAGCATTTCGATCGCCGGTGGCCAAAAGCTGACCGCGATTGATGTTGCCGTCCCCGGCGATATCTCTTCGGCCGCCTTCTTCCTCTGCGCCGCGCTGCTCTTCCCGGATTCGAATCTCATCTTCGACGGCCTGGGCATGAATCCCACGCGCGCTGCGCTGCTGGATGTGCTCTCGGGTATCGGCCTGAAGGTGAAGGTCCTGAATCTGGAAGAGAAGCATGGCGAGATGGTCGGTACCATCCAGGTCAACCGCGCTCCTGGCGGACTGAAAGGCGCAGACATCAGCGGCGCTCTGACGGCGCAGTTGATTGACGAGCTGCCGGTCATTGCAGCTATCGCTCCGTATACCAGCGAAGGCATCCGCATCCGCGATGCGCAGGAGCTGCGTGTGAAGGAGAGCGACCGCATTGCGCTGGTCGCCAAGAACCTGAAGGCGATGGGCGCCGAGTTTGAGGAGTTCGAAGACGGTCTCCACATCCCCGGCAACCAGAAGCTGCACGGTGCCCGCATTGAGACCGGCCACGATCACCGGATCGCCATGGCCTTCTCCATCGCTGCCCTGCGAGCCGAGGGTGAAACGACGATTCAGAACGCCGAAGTTGCCAGCATCAGCTTCCCGGAGTTCTACACGCTGCTGGACAGCCTGTCCGAGCGCTAA
- a CDS encoding SpoIIE family protein phosphatase — MASSETTRAAEHTHEFEGDYRPSDSASAPPPRVHIEPLQIDFLTQLADALNNTLDLQTTMQRVADLVRAVIDYKIFAILLINDRTQDFWMRFQIGHTPESERMRVKSGKGVIGRAAELRRPVLVEDVTKKEYYIPANPDVQSELAIPLITKNKVIGVLDIESTQIGYFTQEHQRLLELVASRIAIAIENARLYTRVSRQAQTLTVLSEISKELTSILDLDDLLERVGQLLKRVVDFQMFSILLWNPKSKQFEHRFSTKFGERVQRQHVVEPGQGIIGTAAQERMPILVPDVRKDPRYIAYHPETRSELAVPLVYKDQIIGVLDVEHTRSNYYNEDHQRTFTTLAGQVAIAIENARLYERILEEEQRMERDLAMARQVQLRLLPSTPPSHPHADFFAKFLPARSIGGDVYDFLDYGQGRTLIVMGDVSGKAAPAALYAALVSGILRSLGAQQLSPAQMLAALNDQLQERKLDAQYVTMLIALWDDTEQTLRIANAGSVQPLFVTGGEVRTIQAEGFPLGLFPHAVYEELTLATQPGDQIVFFSDGITDAENAAQEMFGNERLVEVLRKLKDPTAQITGDAILKSVGRFQSQTEHFDDETVVILHVR, encoded by the coding sequence ATGGCCTCGTCCGAGACAACGCGCGCTGCGGAACACACCCACGAGTTCGAGGGTGACTACCGTCCGTCCGATAGCGCGTCTGCCCCCCCTCCACGGGTGCATATCGAGCCGCTGCAGATCGACTTTCTGACCCAGTTGGCCGACGCGCTGAACAATACTTTGGATCTGCAGACGACCATGCAGCGCGTGGCGGACCTGGTCCGGGCCGTCATCGACTACAAAATTTTCGCCATTCTGCTGATCAACGACCGTACGCAGGATTTCTGGATGCGATTCCAGATCGGTCACACGCCGGAGTCAGAGCGTATGCGGGTCAAGAGCGGCAAAGGTGTGATCGGCCGCGCGGCAGAACTGCGGCGTCCCGTCCTGGTGGAGGATGTGACCAAGAAGGAGTACTACATCCCGGCAAACCCGGATGTACAGTCCGAACTAGCCATCCCGCTGATCACTAAGAATAAGGTGATTGGCGTACTCGATATTGAATCCACGCAGATTGGCTACTTCACGCAGGAGCACCAACGGCTGCTGGAGTTGGTCGCCTCCCGTATTGCAATCGCCATTGAGAACGCACGCCTCTACACGCGTGTTTCGCGCCAGGCGCAGACGCTGACCGTTCTGAGTGAAATCTCGAAGGAATTGACCAGCATTCTGGATCTGGACGACCTGCTGGAGCGTGTGGGACAACTCCTCAAACGGGTCGTCGATTTTCAGATGTTCAGCATCCTGCTCTGGAACCCGAAGTCCAAGCAGTTTGAGCATCGCTTTTCTACAAAGTTCGGGGAGCGTGTACAGCGCCAGCATGTTGTGGAGCCTGGCCAGGGCATTATTGGAACCGCTGCGCAGGAACGTATGCCCATCCTGGTGCCGGATGTCCGCAAGGATCCGCGCTACATCGCCTACCATCCGGAAACCCGTTCGGAACTGGCCGTGCCGCTGGTTTACAAGGACCAGATCATCGGAGTTCTTGACGTGGAGCACACGCGCTCCAACTACTACAACGAGGACCACCAGCGCACCTTCACCACGCTGGCCGGCCAGGTGGCCATTGCCATTGAAAACGCGCGGTTGTACGAGCGCATTCTTGAAGAAGAACAGCGCATGGAGCGCGATCTGGCCATGGCGCGCCAGGTGCAGCTTCGCCTGCTGCCCTCCACGCCGCCCTCGCACCCGCATGCGGATTTCTTTGCGAAATTTCTGCCGGCGCGCTCGATCGGTGGAGATGTCTACGACTTTTTGGACTATGGACAGGGACGCACGCTGATCGTGATGGGCGATGTCTCCGGTAAGGCCGCGCCGGCTGCGCTGTATGCCGCCCTGGTCTCCGGTATTCTGCGTTCGCTGGGAGCCCAGCAACTCTCCCCTGCGCAGATGCTGGCGGCCCTGAATGACCAGCTACAGGAACGTAAGCTGGACGCGCAGTACGTCACCATGCTGATTGCTCTGTGGGATGACACCGAGCAGACGCTCCGCATCGCGAATGCGGGGTCTGTGCAGCCGTTGTTTGTCACCGGCGGCGAAGTGCGCACCATCCAGGCGGAGGGCTTCCCGCTGGGTCTCTTTCCTCATGCGGTCTATGAAGAGTTAACGCTGGCGACGCAGCCAGGAGACCAGATCGTCTTCTTTTCTGATGGCATTACCGATGCGGAGAATGCCGCGCAGGAGATGTTTGGCAACGAGCGGCTGGTCGAGGTATTGCGCAAGTTGAAAGACCCGACTGCGCAGATTACGGGCGATGCGATTCTGAAGTCGGTCGGCCGCTTCCAGTCCCAGACAGAACACTTTGACGACGAGACGGTCGTGATTCTGCACGTTCGCTGA
- a CDS encoding DUF1330 domain-containing protein: protein MKKAYWVVTYRAIHHPEALAAYGQLAVAAIAAGGGTALVRGIPVEVKDLGIKERTVVCEFPSLQAALDTYNSDAYKKALEALGNAVDRDFRVLEGV, encoded by the coding sequence ATGAAGAAGGCATATTGGGTAGTTACCTACCGCGCAATTCATCATCCGGAGGCCCTGGCGGCCTATGGTCAGCTGGCCGTGGCGGCGATTGCGGCAGGCGGTGGTACAGCCCTGGTTCGCGGTATTCCCGTTGAGGTCAAAGACCTGGGAATCAAGGAGCGGACGGTAGTTTGCGAGTTTCCCAGCCTGCAGGCGGCTCTGGACACGTACAACAGCGACGCGTACAAGAAGGCTCTGGAAGCTCTTGGCAATGCGGTTGACCGCGACTTCCGCGTTCTGGAAGGCGTGTAA
- a CDS encoding MBL fold metallo-hydrolase: protein MSYLKAAQRQNGKFLNPVPTHFTSGRDMLRLLPEFLFGRRKREPQPPLPHFRTEKHWYNQPPESGMRITWFGHSSLLMEIDGFRLLLDPVWSHRASPIQFAGPERFFPPTIALSDLPPLDAVLVSHDHYDHLDETAVRGLADRNVRWVTSLGVGKYLRRFGVPAERIQEMDWCDRLKLTSTRTGAELELISLPSRHFSGRSLFNRFGTLWASFVLRNAQRNLYFGADSGYWPGFAEIGAEYGPFDLTMLEIGASNPMWESIHLGPDRAAEAHRALRGKVLFPIHWGLFDLALHEWREPSERLLQLAPQMGIELWMPRPGSPTEFQGMPMQSDWWRQPSAAAQRTVTELLTAGG from the coding sequence GTGAGTTACCTGAAAGCGGCCCAACGCCAGAACGGCAAATTTCTTAACCCCGTCCCGACCCACTTTACCAGCGGACGCGACATGCTCCGTCTTCTCCCGGAGTTCCTCTTTGGCCGCCGCAAGCGAGAACCGCAGCCGCCGCTGCCTCACTTCCGCACGGAGAAGCATTGGTATAACCAGCCTCCCGAATCTGGCATGCGCATCACCTGGTTCGGCCATTCTTCACTGCTGATGGAGATTGATGGCTTCCGTCTGCTGCTCGACCCGGTCTGGTCGCACCGTGCTTCTCCGATTCAGTTCGCCGGCCCTGAGCGATTTTTTCCGCCAACCATTGCGCTGAGTGATCTGCCTCCGCTGGATGCCGTTCTTGTCTCCCATGACCACTATGACCACCTGGATGAAACCGCCGTACGCGGCCTCGCTGACCGGAACGTCCGCTGGGTAACATCACTGGGCGTAGGGAAGTATCTTCGCCGTTTCGGCGTCCCGGCAGAACGCATCCAGGAGATGGACTGGTGTGATCGCCTGAAGTTGACCAGCACGCGCACCGGGGCGGAGCTGGAACTCATCTCGCTCCCATCGCGGCACTTTTCAGGACGCAGCCTGTTCAATCGCTTTGGAACACTGTGGGCGTCGTTTGTACTGCGGAATGCCCAGCGAAACCTCTATTTCGGTGCCGACTCCGGCTATTGGCCCGGATTTGCCGAGATTGGCGCCGAGTACGGCCCGTTTGACCTGACCATGCTGGAGATTGGTGCCTCGAATCCGATGTGGGAGTCCATTCATCTTGGGCCGGATCGCGCCGCGGAAGCGCACCGGGCGCTGCGAGGCAAAGTTTTGTTTCCCATCCACTGGGGGCTATTCGACCTCGCGTTGCATGAGTGGCGTGAGCCCTCCGAGAGGCTACTTCAGCTCGCGCCCCAGATGGGGATTGAGCTGTGGATGCCGAGGCCTGGCTCCCCGACAGAGTTCCAGGGCATGCCGATGCAGAGCGACTGGTGGCGCCAACCATCGGCTGCGGCACAACGCACGGTGACGGAACTACTGACAGCAGGAGGTTGA
- a CDS encoding helix-turn-helix domain-containing protein, which yields MPSAAQIALREVMDIRQAADYLGISGDTLYRYASEGFVPAFKLGNRWRFKRSLLDAWMDEQSGVRKPAATTVKVKATQKKPVRRAR from the coding sequence ATGCCGTCCGCTGCCCAGATCGCGCTTCGAGAGGTCATGGATATCCGCCAGGCCGCCGACTATCTCGGCATCAGCGGAGATACCCTCTACCGTTACGCTTCCGAAGGTTTTGTGCCCGCATTCAAGCTCGGCAACCGCTGGCGCTTCAAGCGCTCTTTGCTGGATGCCTGGATGGATGAACAGTCCGGTGTACGGAAGCCCGCAGCAACGACCGTCAAGGTCAAAGCCACCCAGAAGAAACCCGTTCGCCGCGCTCGCTAA
- a CDS encoding metallophosphoesterase, with the protein MADGSWLTRRNFLKMGLATTAGLALYSGEIARHELEVLNVTIKLQNLPEAFHGFRIVQISDLHFHEFTEEFFLRRVLRRVNKLRPDAVLMTGDYISTSHTNHVYPIEQAYICGDILRMVECPLKYGVLGNHDSNAGEEQVTRAMSSQGLPILLNENVPIERGNSRIWIAGLRDMADGRTDPEAAIPQKIRSAKEPVILMMHQPDYADRLLRTPASQYVSLMLSGHSHGGQVRMPFVPPIKSLLPPEGRKYVEGLFQLNNLQLYVNRGIGTTGVPFRLNCPPEITLLKLERA; encoded by the coding sequence ATGGCGGATGGCTCGTGGCTCACACGGCGTAATTTTCTCAAGATGGGATTGGCCACGACGGCTGGATTGGCTCTGTATTCCGGTGAAATCGCACGGCACGAGTTGGAGGTGCTCAATGTGACCATCAAGCTGCAGAACCTTCCTGAAGCATTCCACGGTTTCCGCATCGTGCAGATCAGCGATCTGCATTTTCATGAGTTCACGGAAGAGTTTTTCCTGCGCCGCGTGCTTCGCCGTGTGAACAAGCTGCGCCCGGATGCGGTTCTGATGACCGGCGACTATATCAGCACCAGTCACACGAATCATGTTTATCCCATTGAACAGGCCTATATCTGCGGCGACATCCTGCGCATGGTTGAATGCCCTCTGAAATACGGAGTTTTGGGAAACCACGACAGCAACGCCGGCGAAGAGCAGGTGACGCGAGCAATGTCTTCGCAGGGACTGCCTATTCTGCTGAATGAAAATGTGCCCATCGAGCGTGGGAACAGCCGCATCTGGATAGCGGGACTACGTGATATGGCCGATGGTAGAACCGATCCGGAAGCTGCCATTCCGCAGAAGATTCGCAGCGCGAAAGAGCCGGTCATCCTGATGATGCATCAGCCGGATTATGCGGACAGGCTCTTGAGAACACCGGCCAGCCAGTATGTCAGCCTGATGCTTTCCGGGCATTCGCACGGAGGGCAGGTGAGGATGCCGTTCGTACCACCGATCAAGTCACTTCTGCCGCCGGAAGGTCGAAAATACGTGGAGGGGCTGTTCCAGCTGAACAACCTGCAACTCTATGTCAATCGAGGGATCGGAACGACGGGAGTCCCCTTCCGTCTGAACTGTCCGCCGGAGATCACGTTGCTGAAGCTGGAACGGGCTTAG
- a CDS encoding M24 family metallopeptidase, with product MQSRIKKTREIMAEQKLEALLVTNLPDVRYLTGFTGSNAALSITGRSAVLFTDGRYTVQAKDEVDGARVVIPKKKSAQTGAAEWLEQQGIKRCGIDGAHTTISLLEHLRKAVSGKLRRGFFQPIETPIASAQREIKDAAEIRRMRQAAELGSKLFDHILGFLEPGITESSVAAELEHRARLLGAEGMSFETIVASGSRSALPHGRASGSRIPRKGFITLDFGVILNGYCSDMTRTVHMGRASAGEEQAYAAVLEAQESAVAAAKHGVTCGEVDEAARSVLKRAGLAKYFTHSTGHGVGLEIHEGPRIAANQKQPLAAGMVVTIEPGIYLPGRFGIRIEDTVVINRSGCEIITTSPKAWIEL from the coding sequence ATGCAGTCAAGAATCAAAAAGACACGCGAGATCATGGCGGAACAGAAGCTGGAAGCTCTGCTCGTGACCAATCTGCCGGATGTCCGCTACCTTACCGGCTTCACCGGCTCAAACGCCGCGCTTTCCATCACAGGGCGCAGCGCGGTGCTGTTTACCGATGGCCGCTACACGGTGCAGGCCAAAGATGAGGTCGACGGCGCCCGCGTCGTCATTCCGAAGAAGAAGTCGGCACAGACCGGAGCCGCCGAGTGGCTGGAGCAGCAGGGAATCAAACGCTGCGGCATTGACGGAGCACACACGACGATCTCCCTGCTTGAGCATCTTCGCAAAGCTGTCAGCGGCAAACTGCGGCGTGGATTTTTTCAGCCCATCGAAACTCCAATTGCTTCCGCGCAAAGAGAAATAAAAGATGCCGCCGAGATCCGCCGCATGCGACAGGCCGCAGAACTTGGCTCGAAGCTGTTTGATCACATCCTCGGTTTCCTGGAACCCGGAATCACGGAATCCTCCGTTGCCGCTGAACTCGAGCACCGGGCCCGGCTGCTGGGCGCGGAGGGCATGTCCTTTGAGACCATCGTCGCCTCCGGCTCCCGCTCGGCACTTCCGCATGGCCGCGCCAGCGGCTCCAGGATTCCCCGCAAAGGGTTCATCACGTTGGACTTCGGTGTTATCCTCAACGGGTATTGCTCGGACATGACGCGTACCGTGCACATGGGACGCGCCTCCGCCGGCGAAGAACAGGCCTATGCCGCAGTCCTGGAAGCGCAGGAGTCGGCCGTGGCAGCCGCAAAGCATGGCGTTACCTGCGGCGAAGTGGATGAAGCAGCCCGTAGCGTGCTGAAGCGCGCAGGGCTGGCAAAGTATTTCACGCACTCCACCGGCCACGGTGTTGGCCTGGAGATCCATGAGGGACCACGAATTGCCGCCAATCAGAAGCAGCCGCTCGCCGCAGGCATGGTCGTTACCATTGAGCCCGGCATCTACCTTCCTGGCCGCTTCGGAATCCGCATTGAAGACACTGTCGTCATTAACCGCAGCGGGTGCGAGATCATAACGACGTCGCCCAAAGCCTGGATCGAGTTATAA
- the accB gene encoding acetyl-CoA carboxylase biotin carboxyl carrier protein, with amino-acid sequence MEANELKDLRELVEFLKDNKIAEFDLERGDLKVRIKFTGAPAPAAIDYSQLASLLPQQAAATTPVASAPSAAAAPAAEAPAENVHEVKSPIVGTFYESSAPGAAPFVKPGDQVEVGQVICIVEAMKLMNEIESDVAGEVVRRIAANGQPVEYGQPLFAIKPR; translated from the coding sequence ATGGAAGCAAATGAACTGAAGGACCTTCGCGAACTCGTTGAGTTTCTGAAAGACAACAAGATTGCCGAGTTCGATCTGGAGCGCGGCGACCTCAAGGTCCGCATTAAATTTACTGGCGCTCCCGCACCCGCAGCCATTGACTACAGCCAGCTTGCCTCGCTGCTTCCGCAGCAGGCTGCCGCCACAACACCTGTTGCCTCGGCTCCTTCCGCAGCGGCCGCGCCTGCAGCGGAAGCTCCGGCAGAGAACGTGCACGAGGTCAAGTCGCCGATCGTCGGGACGTTCTATGAGTCCTCGGCTCCCGGCGCCGCGCCGTTCGTCAAGCCCGGCGACCAGGTTGAGGTCGGCCAGGTGATCTGCATCGTGGAAGCGATGAAGCTGATGAACGAAATCGAGTCCGACGTTGCCGGCGAAGTCGTTCGCCGCATCGCTGCCAACGGACAGCCGGTAGAGTACGGCCAGCCGCTGTTTGCCATCAAGCCACGCTAA
- the accC gene encoding acetyl-CoA carboxylase biotin carboxylase subunit, protein MFRKVLIANRGEIALRVINACKEMGIRTVAVYSTADRNSLHVRFADEAICIGPPRSAESYLNVPAVISAAEIADVDAIHPGYGLLSENANFAEVCRASNIKFIGPPPEVTRMMGEKSTARQTMKKAKVPILPGSDGVIGSVDEALEWAKSVGYPVILKAVAGGGGRGMRICRSPQELPDLYNQASTEALNAFGNGDLYMEKFIERPRHIEFQVLADEHGNVMSLNERECSIQRRHQKLIEEAPSLQVTQKQREDLGKVIRNSLKDIGYWNAGTIEFLMDEDGKIYFIEMNTRIQVEHPVTEMITGVDLVKAQLRIAAGEKLSEIVPGPIVINGHAIECRINAEHPEKFTPSAGKITAFNLPGGNGVRVDTAQYAEGVVPPYYDSLIGKLIVHGKNREEAMNKMQRALDQFIVQGIHTTIPLHKKIFADEEFRSGNFDTKFMERFFEREKAKAE, encoded by the coding sequence ATGTTTCGTAAAGTCCTCATCGCCAACCGTGGCGAAATCGCGCTCCGCGTCATCAATGCCTGCAAGGAAATGGGCATTCGCACCGTCGCGGTCTATTCCACGGCAGACCGTAACTCTCTGCATGTCCGCTTTGCCGACGAAGCCATCTGCATCGGGCCACCCCGCTCAGCTGAGAGCTATCTGAACGTGCCGGCCGTCATCTCCGCCGCAGAGATCGCTGACGTCGACGCGATCCATCCCGGCTATGGCCTGCTCTCGGAAAACGCCAACTTCGCCGAAGTCTGTCGTGCCAGCAACATCAAGTTTATTGGGCCTCCGCCCGAGGTCACGCGCATGATGGGCGAGAAGTCCACCGCGCGCCAGACCATGAAAAAAGCCAAGGTGCCGATTCTTCCCGGCTCGGACGGCGTGATCGGCTCTGTCGACGAGGCGCTTGAGTGGGCAAAGTCCGTTGGCTATCCAGTCATTCTGAAGGCTGTTGCCGGTGGCGGCGGACGCGGTATGCGTATCTGCCGCAGCCCGCAGGAACTGCCCGACCTCTACAACCAGGCATCCACCGAAGCCCTGAACGCCTTCGGTAACGGCGATCTGTACATGGAGAAGTTCATTGAGCGCCCGCGCCACATCGAGTTCCAGGTGCTGGCCGACGAGCACGGCAACGTCATGTCGCTCAACGAACGCGAGTGCTCCATCCAGCGCCGTCATCAGAAGCTGATTGAAGAAGCTCCGTCACTGCAGGTCACGCAGAAGCAGCGTGAAGACCTGGGGAAGGTCATCCGCAACTCGCTTAAGGACATCGGCTACTGGAACGCCGGCACCATCGAGTTCCTGATGGACGAGGACGGCAAGATCTACTTCATCGAGATGAACACGCGCATCCAGGTGGAGCATCCGGTCACCGAGATGATCACTGGAGTCGACCTGGTGAAGGCGCAGCTGCGCATCGCAGCGGGCGAGAAGCTGTCCGAGATCGTACCCGGTCCTATCGTCATCAACGGCCATGCCATCGAGTGCCGCATCAACGCCGAGCATCCTGAAAAGTTCACGCCCTCCGCCGGCAAGATCACGGCCTTCAACCTGCCCGGAGGCAACGGTGTCCGTGTCGATACGGCGCAGTACGCTGAAGGCGTTGTACCGCCCTACTACGACTCACTGATCGGCAAGCTCATCGTTCACGGCAAGAACCGCGAAGAGGCCATGAACAAGATGCAGCGCGCTCTGGATCAGTTCATCGTGCAGGGCATTCACACCACAATTCCGCTGCACAAGAAGATCTTCGCGGATGAGGAGTTCCGCTCCGGCAACTTCGACACCAAGTTCATGGAACGCTTCTTCGAACGCGAAAAGGCAAAGGCAGAGTAA